One part of the Leucobacter triazinivorans genome encodes these proteins:
- a CDS encoding twin-arginine translocase TatA/TatE family subunit: MLRGLEAPELLILAALILVLFAGPKLPEFARSLGASLRILRNESRSQDSESSTNHERDTGGSINTEE, from the coding sequence ATGCTTCGCGGACTGGAAGCACCCGAATTGCTCATCCTCGCCGCACTCATCCTCGTTTTGTTCGCTGGCCCCAAACTCCCAGAATTCGCACGCAGCCTAGGCGCTTCGCTCCGAATACTCCGCAACGAATCACGAAGCCAAGACTCCGAGTCATCCACCAACCACGAACGTGATACCGGCGGCTCAATCAATACAGAAGAATGA
- a CDS encoding ArdC-like ssDNA-binding domain-containing protein: MAITEEARAARDAKLDALHEQLTGAVESLVSGEDWKQALEFAARFRARSFNNTLLIFVQHQAAFEAGRVPEPVPSYVAGFKQWQALGRRVSKGQSGYMILAPVTGRFASFTPKAAESWRRLGRFEKPKPGEAVRSRMVGVRPAYVWDVSQTAGDPIPTPPSPRLLEGEAPDGLWEGITSQVEAQGFTVMRVPHEGVILGANGLTDFGAKTVAVRENMPDAAQVKTLVHELAHVLLHGPDNPDATGHRGIGEVEADSVALMVAAAHGMDTSDYTVPYVSGWAATVPEKSPVEVVQATGERVRKTAAAILDQLPTVQLGNGDPPGLARDIPARKPPVATVEAAADSLAEEPRHPVASSSRSL; encoded by the coding sequence ATGGCGATCACCGAAGAAGCTCGGGCTGCGCGGGATGCGAAGCTCGACGCGCTACACGAACAGCTCACCGGCGCCGTGGAGTCGTTGGTGTCGGGTGAGGACTGGAAGCAGGCGTTGGAGTTCGCGGCCAGGTTTCGTGCCCGTTCGTTCAACAACACGCTGCTGATCTTCGTGCAGCATCAGGCTGCGTTCGAGGCAGGCCGGGTGCCGGAGCCGGTGCCGTCGTATGTGGCGGGATTCAAGCAGTGGCAGGCACTCGGCCGGCGAGTCTCGAAGGGCCAGTCAGGGTACATGATCCTCGCCCCGGTCACGGGCCGGTTCGCGTCGTTCACGCCGAAGGCGGCGGAGTCGTGGCGCAGGCTCGGTCGGTTTGAGAAGCCGAAGCCCGGTGAGGCGGTGCGGTCGCGCATGGTCGGTGTCCGCCCCGCCTATGTCTGGGATGTCTCGCAGACCGCCGGCGATCCGATCCCTACCCCACCATCCCCGCGGCTCCTGGAAGGCGAGGCGCCCGACGGGCTTTGGGAGGGCATCACCTCGCAAGTCGAGGCGCAAGGGTTCACCGTGATGCGGGTGCCGCACGAGGGCGTGATCCTCGGCGCCAATGGCCTCACCGACTTTGGTGCGAAGACAGTGGCGGTGCGGGAGAACATGCCCGACGCCGCGCAGGTGAAGACTCTCGTGCACGAGCTAGCCCACGTTCTCCTCCACGGGCCGGACAATCCTGACGCGACAGGGCATCGCGGAATCGGTGAAGTGGAGGCGGATTCGGTGGCGTTGATGGTCGCTGCCGCGCACGGCATGGACACCAGCGATTACACAGTGCCATATGTGTCCGGGTGGGCGGCAACGGTGCCGGAGAAGTCCCCGGTCGAGGTCGTCCAAGCCACCGGCGAACGAGTCCGCAAGACCGCTGCCGCGATTCTTGATCAGCTCCCGACGGTGCAGCTGGGCAACGGTGATCCTCCCGGCCTCGCCCGTGACATCCCCGCGAGGAAGCCTCCCGTGGCGACGGTTGAGGCGGCTGCTGATTCGTTGGCTGAGGAACCACGCCATCCGGTCGCATCCTCATCGAGGAGTCTCTGA
- a CDS encoding DUF2637 domain-containing protein, producing MSTAETVMPRGRRLAVVTAITGTVFIAGGAFWLSFTALADLARRSGTDVGQAWAWPLIVDGIIVVATVAVVALASQHRPTLYPWTLLAAGAVVSVTANAIHAIIAADTDVPSVLAASVAAIPPLVLLAITHLTVILTRPIPSVTEVSETTPELPPAVLTEVKTDDVVLGLEDAPTPSLPVAVGSVSERRAEAAQLREVEGWSNKQIARHLGVHPSTVGRWFGAEAKEETP from the coding sequence ATGAGCACCGCGGAGACGGTGATGCCGCGGGGTCGCCGGTTGGCGGTGGTGACGGCGATCACGGGCACGGTGTTCATCGCAGGCGGGGCGTTCTGGCTGTCGTTCACGGCGCTTGCTGATCTGGCGCGTCGGTCTGGGACTGACGTGGGGCAGGCGTGGGCGTGGCCGTTGATCGTGGACGGCATCATCGTCGTCGCGACCGTCGCCGTCGTCGCCCTCGCCAGTCAGCACCGACCCACCTTATACCCCTGGACGCTGCTTGCCGCGGGGGCTGTGGTGTCGGTGACTGCGAACGCGATCCACGCGATCATCGCCGCCGACACCGATGTCCCCAGTGTGCTCGCCGCGTCGGTCGCTGCGATCCCGCCGCTGGTGCTGCTGGCAATCACGCACCTCACCGTCATCCTCACCCGCCCCATCCCGTCCGTCACGGAGGTAAGCGAGACAACGCCGGAGTTGCCTCCGGCCGTACTGACTGAGGTGAAGACCGATGATGTCGTGCTGGGGCTGGAAGACGCGCCCACGCCCTCGCTACCGGTCGCGGTGGGGTCGGTGAGTGAGCGGCGGGCGGAGGCGGCGCAACTGCGGGAGGTGGAGGGGTGGTCGAACAAGCAGATCGCCCGGCACCTGGGGGTGCACCCCTCGACCGTGGGTCGCTGGTTCGGTGCTGAAGCGAAGGAGGAGACACCGTGA
- a CDS encoding IS5 family transposase (programmed frameshift), translated as MSRFQLLSDDQWELIADLMPGPTGRKGRPFADARTMVEGIIYRYRCGIAWRDLPEAFGPWQTVWRWHRRMAGDGAWDQVQQRLHALADREGLIDWSVSVDSTIARAHQHATNVSRLKKGSSNYKNLLIEPLDHAVGRSRGGLSTKTHQLVDGQGLPLVTICTAGQDGDSPMFVPLMEHVQIGRRTRPDAVLGDKAYSSRKNREYLREHRVEAVIPEPRDQQAHRKRRGRTGGRPPKFDAEKYRGRNVIERGYCRLKQWRGLATRYDKLAIVYRAAVVLNGVVAWLNYLRDIP; from the exons ATGTCACGATTCCAGCTCCTTTCGGATGACCAATGGGAACTCATCGCGGATCTGATGCCCGGCCCGACCGGGAGAAAGGGCCGCCCGTTCGCCGATGCCCGCACGATGGTCGAGGGCATCATCTACCGGTATCGGTGCGGGATCGCGTGGCGCGACCTTCCCGAAGCGTTCGGGCCGTGGCAGACGGTATGGCGGTGGCACCGCCGCATGGCCGGTGATGGCGCCTGGGATCAGGTGCAGCAGCGGCTACACGCGCTCGCGGATCGCGAGGGACTCATCGACTGGTCGGTGTCGGTGGACTCCACGATCGCGCGTGCGCATCAGCACGCGACGAACGTGTCACGCCTAAAAAAGGGA TCGTCGAATTACAAGAATCTGCTGATCGAGCCGCTTGACCACGCGGTAGGCCGCTCCAGGGGTGGCCTGTCCACGAAAACGCATCAGCTGGTCGATGGGCAGGGTCTGCCGCTTGTGACGATCTGCACCGCAGGTCAAGACGGGGACTCGCCGATGTTCGTCCCGCTCATGGAGCACGTGCAGATCGGCCGCCGCACCAGACCCGATGCGGTCTTGGGTGACAAGGCGTACTCGTCACGCAAGAACCGCGAGTATCTTCGAGAACATCGCGTCGAGGCGGTCATTCCTGAGCCCCGCGACCAGCAAGCACACCGAAAGCGCCGCGGCCGTACCGGTGGCAGGCCACCGAAATTTGATGCCGAGAAATACCGGGGCAGGAACGTGATCGAGCGTGGCTATTGTCGGCTCAAGCAATGGCGCGGGCTCGCGACCCGTTACGACAAGCTCGCGATTGTGTACCGGGCCGCGGTCGTCCTCAATGGGGTCGTAGCCTGGCTCAACTATTTACGAGACATACCCTAG
- a CDS encoding bifunctional DNA primase/polymerase, with protein MGAVDLFSEISRVPLHEAAARFAAAGVPVFPCVPGEKRPLVRRGFHDATADPAQISEWWSRWPSANIGIPTGAASGLEVIDVDVHATGTGFPAFRNAHHEGFAAGWAALVRTPSGGLHAYYPADPERSQSSRQVARAHVDFRGDGGYIIAPPSRVLRPGGVRAPYRLIVAGNSPMPVDAVRLREFLDPRTPIPLERARALRLERRGSDAKVLAGWVAGRGEGERNRGLFWAACRLAEAGTSPDATLEALGPAAEHAGLGSREIMATIRSAYRTTHPAPRTAEPVDQRRLVRESPGRVL; from the coding sequence ATGGGTGCCGTTGATCTGTTCTCCGAGATCAGCCGGGTGCCGCTCCACGAGGCCGCAGCACGGTTCGCGGCGGCGGGGGTTCCGGTGTTTCCGTGTGTGCCGGGTGAGAAGCGGCCACTGGTGCGCCGCGGCTTCCACGACGCCACCGCTGACCCCGCCCAGATATCGGAATGGTGGTCGAGGTGGCCGTCCGCGAACATCGGCATCCCCACGGGTGCGGCGTCCGGGTTGGAGGTCATTGATGTCGACGTGCACGCCACTGGCACCGGCTTCCCTGCGTTTCGCAATGCACACCATGAAGGCTTCGCCGCAGGGTGGGCTGCGCTCGTGCGTACGCCCTCGGGCGGGCTCCACGCTTATTACCCGGCAGACCCGGAGCGGTCGCAGTCTTCGCGGCAAGTGGCGCGGGCGCATGTTGATTTCCGTGGTGACGGCGGCTACATCATCGCCCCGCCCTCTCGCGTGCTCCGCCCCGGCGGGGTGCGTGCCCCGTACCGGCTGATCGTCGCCGGCAACAGCCCAATGCCGGTGGATGCGGTGCGGTTGCGCGAGTTCCTCGACCCTCGCACGCCGATCCCGCTCGAACGTGCCCGTGCTCTACGTTTGGAGCGGCGGGGTTCGGATGCGAAGGTGCTCGCGGGATGGGTGGCGGGGCGCGGTGAGGGTGAGCGGAACCGGGGCCTGTTCTGGGCCGCGTGCCGTCTCGCCGAAGCCGGAACCTCACCGGATGCGACGCTCGAAGCTCTCGGTCCGGCGGCTGAACATGCGGGGCTGGGGTCGCGAGAGATCATGGCGACGATCCGCTCCGCCTATCGCACCACCCATCCCGCACCCCGAACTGCAGAACCCGTGGATCAGCGTCGTCTCGTGCGCGAATCTCCAGGACGGGTGCTCTGA
- a CDS encoding helix-turn-helix domain-containing protein, producing the protein MPRHRAFQPLRPEARKAAELLRQDLDRRWLVSELSDLVHLSPSQFRRIFVDAFGKSPIAYLTMLRAERMAQLLRETDLPITAIASAVGWSDPDFASRQFRRSVGVNPSEYRRISHKTPSPMHPD; encoded by the coding sequence ATGCCTCGACATCGTGCGTTTCAACCATTGCGTCCAGAGGCTCGTAAAGCTGCAGAACTCCTTCGCCAAGATCTTGATCGACGGTGGTTGGTAAGTGAACTATCCGACCTAGTCCACCTGTCACCGTCTCAATTCAGACGCATATTCGTCGACGCATTCGGCAAATCACCTATTGCGTATTTGACAATGCTGCGTGCAGAACGGATGGCGCAATTACTTAGAGAAACCGACTTGCCAATCACTGCCATCGCGAGCGCGGTCGGATGGAGTGATCCTGACTTCGCGTCTCGTCAGTTCCGGCGTAGCGTCGGCGTCAACCCGAGCGAGTATCGGCGCATCAGCCACAAGACGCCATCACCGATGCACCCGGACTAA